The Roseiconus lacunae genomic sequence CAACTGACGACAAACTGGATGGCTTCGTCGACGGTCATATCGACATCAATGGTGTCGCTTCGCCGAACGGTGACAGTGAATCCTGTCATCGGCATCGGGCTGGTCGGCATCAACACACTTAGCATCGGCTCCCCTGTTGCGTCAGTGAGTTGCCTGATGCTATTGCCGGTAACGAATCCAAGAGACCAGATACCTTTGCTGGGGTACTGGACTGCAACGACGTTATTGAATTCGATCTCTCGTTCGCTGAAGGCAAAGTCTGTGACTTGTTTCACGCTTCCGTAGACTTTGTTGACAATCGGAATACGTAAAATCGCGGCGTCAAACCCACGGACAAACCAGCGTCCGAGGCTGAAAGTGAAGAGACGGCCGACGAAGTAAAGGACGGTGGCGAAGAGAATTAAGAAGATCGGGATGACAATTCGCCGCGGCATCCATTGCACCTGGATGTAGCGATGCCAATAACCGTTTGCCGACGTTAGCGGCGGTGAATTGGTGTCGAAGTAGTCGGCGTTTTCATCAACTGTATCGACCACGTAGGCAGGGAGGTACTTACGACCCGTAGGTCCAGGAACGTAGGGGACACCGTCATACGTAAACGAATTGTCACCCTGGGTG encodes the following:
- a CDS encoding DUF502 domain-containing protein; translated protein: MKEKSPTSRSAHFRSFIFRGLGVVLPPLLTIVVLIWAWNTIESYVLRPIESTVRKSVVWYQESWGEGVLEEIPKEAITQGDNSFTYDGVPYVPGPTGRKYLPAYVVDTVDENADYFDTNSPPLTSANGYWHRYIQVQWMPRRIVIPIFLILFATVLYFVGRLFTFSLGRWFVRGFDAAILRIPIVNKVYGSVKQVTDFAFSEREIEFNNVVAVQYPSKGIWSLGFVTGNSIRQLTDATGEPMLSVLMPTSPMPMTGFTVTVRRSDTIDVDMTVDEAIQFVVSCGVVVPPGQRIVRTNADEAKRPKAKYRDGAVVLPSSTPTESDPSTV